Proteins from a single region of Chryseobacterium scophthalmum:
- a CDS encoding sigma-70 family RNA polymerase sigma factor codes for MTKNEALKNWIEQYSESLLRRAIFLLSDTIEAEDIVQEVFIAAFSSYDSFEGKSTPKTWLNTILNNKVADFYRKKYKSEPQIKLDHFFDETGSWKNDTVLNDWNVSNPEAELLDNQDFNKSLEDCIEDLPSRWKIPMKLYYLEEKKAPEVSQELDISTTNLWKILQRTRMQLRECLEINWFSKS; via the coding sequence ATGACGAAAAACGAAGCTTTAAAAAACTGGATAGAACAGTATTCTGAATCTTTGCTGAGAAGAGCAATTTTTCTGCTTTCAGATACCATTGAGGCAGAAGACATTGTTCAGGAAGTTTTCATTGCTGCTTTTTCATCGTACGATTCTTTTGAAGGAAAAAGCACACCTAAAACTTGGCTCAACACGATTCTCAACAATAAAGTCGCTGATTTTTACCGTAAAAAATACAAATCCGAACCACAGATTAAACTCGACCATTTTTTTGACGAAACCGGCTCCTGGAAAAATGACACAGTTTTAAATGATTGGAATGTTTCTAACCCGGAAGCTGAACTTCTGGACAATCAGGATTTTAATAAAAGTTTAGAAGATTGCATCGAAGATTTGCCTTCCCGATGGAAGATTCCGATGAAACTTTATTATCTCGAAGAAAAAAAAGCACCCGAAGTGAGTCAGGAATTGGATATCTCTACGACTAACCTTTGGAAGATTTTACAACGAACCAGAATGCAGTTGAGAGAATGTCTGGAAATTAACTGGTTTTCAAAATCATAA
- a CDS encoding DUF417 family protein, whose amino-acid sequence MQQTSQHKGLPTYKIGYYISLFGAAIILLWIGAFKFTPTEAAAIKPLVENHFLTFFVYDIMSAQAVSNIIGVIEIIIALLLIFSVKFASLKKFAGIGMVVTFLVTLSYLFTTPNVWHIVDGVPVTDFFILKDLMLLGFGLMLLNGKNEHT is encoded by the coding sequence ATGCAACAGACATCACAACACAAAGGTTTACCAACGTACAAAATCGGTTATTATATTTCGCTTTTTGGAGCAGCAATTATTTTACTTTGGATTGGAGCTTTCAAATTTACTCCGACAGAAGCAGCAGCAATAAAACCTTTGGTAGAAAACCATTTTCTCACGTTTTTCGTATATGATATTATGAGCGCCCAAGCGGTTTCTAATATAATCGGAGTGATAGAAATTATCATTGCCTTGTTATTAATCTTTAGCGTGAAATTTGCATCTCTTAAAAAGTTTGCAGGTATCGGAATGGTGGTTACTTTTTTAGTGACACTGAGTTATCTCTTTACAACACCGAATGTTTGGCATATTGTTGACGGCGTTCCTGTTACAGACTTTTTTATTCTTAAAGATTTGATGCTTTTAGGATTTGGTTTAATGCTTTTAAATGGAAAAAATGAACACACATAA